A window of Fictibacillus halophilus contains these coding sequences:
- the modB gene encoding molybdate ABC transporter permease subunit produces the protein MATDFWSPVTLSLGIAVTASLIVVLAGIFLGRIMAHQKFKGKMLIETVFLLPLVLPPTVVGFLLIVLFGRNGPGGQLVEWLFNQPIMFTWWAAVIASAVVAFPLMYQSAKAGFESIDLDIENAARVDGANEWDVLRKISVPLSIRAITSGAILSFARALGEFGATLMFAGNIPGKTQTISTAIYIAIESGNMDLAWMWVGSVIAISFLMLIAVNRIRTY, from the coding sequence ATGGCAACTGATTTTTGGTCACCTGTCACATTATCACTCGGTATAGCGGTGACAGCTTCATTAATTGTGGTTCTAGCAGGCATATTTTTGGGCAGAATCATGGCTCATCAGAAATTTAAAGGAAAAATGTTGATTGAAACAGTATTCTTACTTCCACTCGTACTACCCCCAACGGTGGTAGGATTTTTGTTAATTGTTTTGTTTGGTCGAAATGGTCCAGGAGGACAGCTAGTAGAGTGGCTCTTTAACCAACCGATCATGTTTACTTGGTGGGCAGCCGTTATTGCTTCTGCAGTTGTTGCATTTCCACTCATGTATCAATCCGCAAAAGCGGGTTTCGAATCAATTGACTTAGACATTGAGAACGCAGCGCGTGTAGACGGGGCGAACGAGTGGGATGTTTTGCGGAAAATCTCTGTTCCACTATCTATTAGGGCAATCACGTCAGGTGCTATTCTGAGTTTTGCTCGCGCGTTAGGTGAGTTTGGTGCTACTTTAATGTTTGCCGGAAACATACCAGGAAAAACACAGACGATATCCACTGCCATCTATATCGCGATTGAATCTGGAAATATGGATCTTGCTTGGATGTGGGTAGGGAGTGTTATCGCGATTTCATTCCTCATGCTGATCGCTGTTAATCGAATAAGGACTTATTGA
- a CDS encoding APC family permease, whose protein sequence is MFTSIKRFLIGRPLKSTALGEQKINKTKALAILSSDALSSVAYGPEQILIVLITVGAAAFWYSIPIAVGVLFLLTALILSYRQIIYAYPHGGGAYVVSKTNLGVNPGLIAGGSLLVDYILTVAVSVSAGTDAITSAFPALHDFNVEIAIVFVIFLTLLNLRGVTESASILAYPVYLFVLALFILIAVGIYKILTGDVSQSLHTPIGTPVAGISLFILLRAFASGSSALTGVEAISNAIPNFKEPAPVNAARTLMMMGALLAILFSGIVTLAYFYGIVPKAEVTVVSQIAEETFGRNFMYFFIQGTTALILILAANTGYSAFPLLAVNLAKDKFIPRMFLVRGDRLGYSNGIIILGLASILLIIAFHAETEHLIPLYAVGVFVPFTLSQSGMMVKWLREKPVGWVSKFIINTTGALISFIVTIMFFLTKFSQVWSILIFLPIIVLIFHRIKKHYDAVGDQLRLTTCEVSPDIKGNVMILPVAGMTHVVENSLKYAKSLNPDQIIAVYVAFEREDERKFEEKWNEWQPDVRLVTLHSHYRSILGPLTKFVDTVAHKAKEGDYQVTVVIPQFIPKKGWHNILHNQSSLLIRAYLLYKRDIVISTVPYHLKK, encoded by the coding sequence ATGTTCACATCAATTAAGCGTTTCTTAATCGGTCGTCCTTTGAAGTCGACTGCATTAGGCGAACAAAAGATTAACAAAACGAAAGCATTGGCTATTTTATCATCTGATGCATTATCTTCGGTTGCTTATGGTCCAGAACAGATTTTAATCGTACTTATTACCGTAGGTGCAGCTGCTTTTTGGTACTCTATTCCGATTGCAGTAGGGGTTCTGTTTTTATTAACTGCTCTTATTTTATCTTATAGACAAATTATCTACGCCTACCCTCATGGAGGAGGGGCATATGTTGTTTCGAAGACTAACTTAGGAGTAAATCCTGGGTTAATTGCAGGGGGTTCTTTGCTTGTAGATTACATACTAACCGTAGCAGTAAGTGTGTCTGCGGGTACTGATGCGATTACATCGGCATTCCCTGCTTTACACGATTTTAACGTTGAGATCGCAATCGTATTTGTCATTTTTCTTACATTACTGAACTTACGAGGAGTTACAGAATCAGCATCAATCTTAGCATATCCTGTTTATCTCTTTGTATTGGCTTTGTTTATTTTGATAGCAGTAGGCATTTATAAAATTTTAACGGGGGATGTATCTCAGAGCTTGCATACACCAATTGGTACACCTGTGGCTGGGATCTCTCTTTTCATTTTGCTAAGAGCATTTGCTTCAGGAAGTTCTGCTTTAACTGGTGTTGAAGCCATCTCAAACGCAATTCCAAACTTCAAAGAACCGGCACCTGTTAACGCAGCTCGAACATTAATGATGATGGGAGCGCTATTAGCGATACTCTTCTCTGGGATCGTTACCTTAGCGTATTTCTATGGTATTGTACCAAAAGCTGAGGTGACCGTAGTCTCTCAGATTGCAGAAGAAACGTTCGGTCGAAACTTTATGTATTTCTTTATACAGGGAACTACAGCATTAATTTTGATTCTTGCTGCAAACACTGGATATTCTGCGTTTCCATTATTAGCAGTAAACTTGGCAAAAGATAAATTTATTCCTAGGATGTTTTTAGTAAGAGGTGATCGATTAGGTTACTCGAATGGAATCATCATACTCGGACTTGCATCAATTCTGCTAATTATTGCTTTTCATGCTGAGACAGAACACTTAATTCCGTTATATGCTGTCGGAGTTTTCGTTCCATTTACGCTGTCACAATCTGGAATGATGGTAAAATGGTTAAGAGAAAAACCAGTTGGATGGGTATCGAAATTCATCATTAATACAACTGGTGCGTTGATCAGTTTCATCGTCACGATTATGTTCTTTCTAACAAAGTTTTCTCAAGTCTGGTCAATCCTAATTTTCCTGCCAATTATCGTATTGATCTTCCATCGAATAAAGAAACATTACGATGCAGTTGGTGATCAATTGAGGTTAACGACATGTGAAGTGTCTCCAGATATAAAAGGGAATGTCATGATCTTACCGGTTGCTGGAATGACACATGTGGTGGAGAACTCGTTGAAATATGCAAAATCTCTTAACCCTGATCAAATTATTGCAGTGTATGTAGCATTCGAACGGGAAGATGAGAGAAAATTTGAAGAGAAGTGGAATGAATGGCAGCCTGACGTTAGGCTCGTTACTCTTCATTCTCATTACAGAAGTATACTTGGACCGCTGACAAAGTTTGTAGATACGGTTGCTCATAAAGCGAAAGAAGGCGATTACCAAGTAACTGTAGTAATTCCTCAATTTATACCCAAAAAAGGTTGGCACAATATTCTTCATAACCAATCGAGTTTACTGATTCGAGCTTACTTATTGTATAAGAGAGATATTGTCATCTCGACGGTTCCTTATCATTTAAAGAAATAG
- a CDS encoding cation:proton antiporter regulatory subunit gives MIVKETELPGIGRKFEVEIANKDKVVVIVHDDGRRELYHFDKHDYEESLSSITLSDTEARQFAAIIGGMIYRPKALETIEMAFDELMIEWYRVDSNAFSVGRTIGELDIRQKYEVSVIAIIKGNEKVLNPGPETMIGSGDMLVISGERPGVKRIIKEMFSAEVSSE, from the coding sequence ATGATCGTTAAAGAAACAGAATTACCTGGAATCGGCAGAAAGTTCGAAGTTGAAATAGCTAATAAAGATAAAGTTGTCGTAATTGTTCATGATGATGGAAGAAGAGAGCTATATCATTTCGATAAGCACGATTATGAAGAAAGTCTCTCGTCGATTACGTTAAGTGATACGGAAGCAAGACAGTTTGCTGCCATTATTGGTGGAATGATTTATCGACCAAAAGCTCTTGAAACAATTGAAATGGCTTTTGATGAACTCATGATCGAGTGGTATCGAGTTGATTCCAATGCGTTTTCGGTTGGAAGGACAATTGGAGAACTGGATATTCGTCAAAAATACGAAGTGTCTGTCATTGCTATCATAAAAGGAAACGAAAAAGTCTTGAATCCTGGTCCTGAAACAATGATCGGCTCTGGAGATATGCTTGTTATTTCAGGTGAAAGACCTGGTGTTAAAAGAATTATTAAAGAGATGTTTTCAGCTGAGGTGAGCAGTGAATGA
- a CDS encoding amino acid permease produces the protein MNLFRKKLLTNQSSDQSLNRVLGAVDLTMLGVGAIIGTGVFVLTGVAAAKYAGPALILSFIIAGLACVFAALCYSEFASMIPQSGSAYTYSYVAFGEIFAWILGWDLVLEYGLASSAVASSWSGYYQSLLTGFGIHLPTAITSAFDPSKGTYIDLPAVMIILLVTLLLSRGVKESAKFNSIMVIVKVAVILLFIAVGVWYVEPANWEPFVPFGFSGVVTGAAVVVFAYFGFDAVSTAAEEVKNPQRNLPIGIISALAICTVIYIVVSLILTGIVPYNMLNVKDPVAFALQFIGQDWAAGFISLGAIVGITTVLIVMMFGQTRLFYAMSRDGLLPSKLSAVHPRTKVPLPSTWTTGLLVALFAGFVPLDKLAELTSIGTLFAFATVSLGVAVLRKTRPDIKRGFKTPWVPVIPALAIIFCVYLMLQLSAFTWKGFVVWLVIGLVLYFSYGYRNSHLNSTK, from the coding sequence ATGAACTTATTTAGAAAAAAGTTACTAACCAATCAAAGCAGTGATCAATCTTTAAATCGTGTTCTTGGCGCTGTTGACCTAACAATGTTAGGTGTAGGAGCCATTATAGGAACTGGAGTCTTTGTCCTGACTGGGGTAGCAGCTGCAAAATATGCAGGTCCCGCTCTTATTTTATCTTTTATTATCGCAGGGCTTGCTTGTGTGTTTGCGGCACTTTGTTATTCCGAATTCGCTTCAATGATTCCACAATCGGGTAGTGCCTACACGTACAGTTATGTTGCATTCGGTGAAATATTTGCTTGGATATTAGGCTGGGACCTTGTACTCGAATATGGGCTCGCTTCATCGGCTGTAGCGAGTAGTTGGTCAGGATATTACCAAAGCCTTTTAACCGGCTTTGGTATACATCTTCCAACAGCTATAACAAGTGCTTTTGATCCTTCGAAGGGAACATATATTGATTTGCCTGCTGTAATGATTATTTTGCTCGTCACACTTCTACTATCAAGAGGTGTTAAAGAATCCGCAAAATTCAATTCCATTATGGTAATCGTGAAAGTGGCGGTTATTCTTTTATTCATCGCAGTAGGCGTTTGGTATGTGGAACCTGCTAACTGGGAGCCGTTTGTTCCTTTTGGATTCTCTGGTGTAGTAACAGGAGCTGCAGTAGTCGTCTTTGCGTATTTTGGCTTCGATGCAGTATCCACAGCTGCTGAGGAAGTGAAGAATCCACAGCGAAACTTGCCGATCGGTATTATCTCTGCATTGGCCATTTGTACAGTAATCTATATCGTCGTTTCACTTATTCTTACAGGGATTGTTCCTTATAACATGTTGAATGTAAAAGATCCTGTAGCATTTGCGTTGCAATTCATCGGTCAAGATTGGGCTGCCGGCTTCATCTCATTGGGAGCAATTGTAGGAATTACAACGGTTTTAATCGTAATGATGTTCGGACAGACAAGATTGTTTTATGCTATGAGTCGTGATGGACTTCTTCCAAGTAAACTGTCCGCGGTTCATCCAAGAACGAAAGTACCACTTCCTAGTACGTGGACAACTGGATTGCTTGTTGCATTGTTTGCTGGATTTGTTCCGTTAGATAAACTAGCTGAACTTACGAGTATTGGTACTTTGTTTGCCTTTGCTACGGTTTCTCTAGGCGTTGCCGTTCTTCGAAAAACACGACCTGATATCAAACGGGGCTTTAAAACACCATGGGTCCCTGTGATTCCGGCATTAGCGATTATTTTCTGCGTTTATCTCATGCTTCAACTCTCAGCATTCACATGGAAAGGATTTGTGGTTTGGCTCGTCATCGGACTAGTTCTATATTTTAGTTATGGATACCGTAACAGCCACTTAAACTCAACTAAATAA
- a CDS encoding cation:dicarboxylate symporter family transporter → MKISLAWQILIGLAVGILIGALFYGNETVQGYLQPIGDIFIRLIKMIVVPIVVSSLIVGVASVGDIKQLGRLGGKTILYFEIITTLAIVIGLFIANIFQPGAGVDMKSLSKGDISSYVETTESVESHGFAETFLNIVPTNLFESLAEGDMLAIIFFSVLFGLGIAAIGEKGKPVLAFFQGTADAMFYITNQIMKLAPFGVFALIGVTVSKFGVESLVPLSKLVLVVYGAMFFFVIVVLGAVAAMVKVNIFTLIKILKDELILAYSTASSETVLPKIMEKMEKFGCPKAITSFVIPTGYSFNLDGSTLYQAIAALFIAQMYGIEITIAEQISLLLVLMVTSKGIAGVPGVSFVVLLATLGTVGIPLEGLAFIAGIDRILDMARTAVNVVGNSLAAVVMSKWEGKFNTMKAEQYQQEVS, encoded by the coding sequence ATAAAAATTAGTCTTGCTTGGCAGATCCTCATTGGACTTGCTGTCGGTATCCTCATTGGTGCGTTGTTTTATGGAAATGAAACAGTCCAAGGTTATTTACAGCCAATTGGAGACATTTTTATCCGCTTAATTAAGATGATCGTTGTTCCAATTGTTGTATCCAGCCTTATCGTTGGTGTTGCAAGTGTTGGTGACATCAAACAGTTAGGACGTCTCGGTGGTAAAACCATTCTTTATTTTGAAATCATTACGACATTAGCAATCGTAATCGGTCTATTTATCGCTAACATATTCCAACCTGGTGCAGGAGTGGATATGAAATCGTTATCAAAAGGTGATATTTCGAGCTATGTGGAAACGACTGAATCAGTTGAAAGCCATGGATTTGCAGAAACTTTCTTAAACATTGTACCAACGAACCTTTTTGAATCATTAGCTGAAGGAGATATGTTGGCTATCATCTTCTTCTCTGTGTTATTCGGATTAGGAATTGCAGCGATCGGCGAAAAAGGAAAACCGGTCTTAGCCTTTTTCCAAGGAACAGCTGACGCCATGTTCTATATCACGAATCAAATCATGAAACTTGCTCCTTTCGGTGTTTTCGCACTTATAGGGGTTACTGTATCAAAATTCGGTGTTGAATCACTTGTACCACTAAGTAAACTGGTTCTAGTCGTTTATGGTGCGATGTTCTTCTTCGTAATCGTCGTATTAGGTGCTGTAGCAGCGATGGTAAAAGTGAATATCTTTACGTTGATCAAGATTTTAAAAGACGAACTGATCTTAGCTTACTCAACAGCTAGTTCAGAAACGGTTTTACCAAAGATCATGGAAAAGATGGAGAAGTTCGGTTGTCCTAAAGCCATTACTTCATTCGTCATTCCTACTGGTTATTCATTTAACCTAGATGGATCCACTCTCTATCAAGCAATAGCCGCATTATTTATTGCACAAATGTACGGTATTGAAATAACAATTGCTGAACAAATTTCGTTATTGCTTGTATTAATGGTAACGTCAAAAGGTATTGCAGGTGTTCCTGGAGTTTCATTCGTTGTTCTTTTAGCAACACTTGGAACAGTAGGAATACCATTAGAAGGCCTAGCATTTATCGCGGGAATCGATCGAATCCTTGATATGGCACGTACAGCCGTAAACGTTGTAGGTAACTCGTTAGCTGCTGTTGTAATGTCCAAATGGGAAGGTAAATTTAACACGATGAAAGCAGAGCAATATCAACAAGAGGTCAGTTAA
- a CDS encoding cation:proton antiporter — MTNHLVLEVGTALIIIAFAALLANKLNFSIIPFLIIFGMIVGPHAPVIGVLDFTFINSNEIITFFGRIGVLFLLFYLGLEFSVGKLVRSGKNIAVGGSIYILINFSLGLIYAFIMGFPLLEVLIIAGIITISSSAIVAKIIVDLRRTANPETELILGIIMFEDIFLAVYLSIISGLVLGDATSILGVTKSILIAFGYMILFFVIARTCTKHLNRLLNITSNEIFIIVIFASLFFIAGFSETIHVAEAIGALLLGLVFSETEHSERIEKMVIPFRDFFGAIFFFSFGLSIDPFTLGGAVWLALGAVLITIIGNFIAGMIAGRKAGLSHKASSNIGLTIVSRGEFSIIVANIGMAGGLASVLKPFSALYVLILAILGPLLTKESKKIYGVLNGIFKWKKEEQPQLKKKAN; from the coding sequence ATGACAAATCATCTTGTACTAGAAGTTGGTACAGCTCTAATCATCATCGCGTTTGCTGCTTTACTCGCAAATAAATTAAACTTCTCCATTATTCCGTTTCTCATCATATTCGGAATGATTGTAGGTCCTCATGCCCCTGTTATTGGCGTTTTGGATTTTACCTTTATTAACAGCAACGAGATCATTACCTTCTTTGGGAGGATAGGTGTCTTGTTTCTGCTGTTCTATCTCGGTTTAGAATTTTCGGTCGGTAAGTTAGTGCGCTCCGGCAAAAATATTGCTGTTGGCGGTAGCATCTATATTCTGATCAACTTCTCATTAGGATTGATCTACGCATTTATAATGGGTTTTCCTCTATTAGAGGTTCTAATCATAGCTGGAATCATCACCATCTCTTCCAGTGCGATCGTCGCAAAGATCATCGTTGATCTGAGGCGTACAGCGAATCCTGAAACAGAACTGATCCTCGGAATCATTATGTTCGAAGATATATTCTTAGCTGTTTATCTATCGATCATTTCAGGGTTAGTGTTAGGAGATGCGACTTCTATTCTAGGCGTTACAAAATCCATTTTAATCGCATTTGGTTATATGATTTTGTTCTTTGTTATTGCAAGAACGTGTACGAAGCATTTGAACAGACTGCTCAATATAACATCTAACGAGATCTTTATTATCGTGATCTTCGCATCGTTGTTTTTTATTGCAGGATTTTCAGAAACGATTCATGTTGCTGAAGCGATTGGTGCTTTATTGTTAGGACTTGTTTTTTCTGAAACTGAACATAGTGAACGTATTGAGAAGATGGTCATACCGTTCAGAGATTTCTTTGGTGCAATCTTCTTTTTCAGCTTCGGATTAAGTATAGATCCGTTTACGTTAGGTGGGGCAGTTTGGTTGGCGTTAGGAGCTGTTCTCATTACGATCATCGGGAACTTTATAGCCGGAATGATCGCAGGAAGAAAGGCTGGACTGTCACATAAAGCTTCGTCCAACATTGGACTAACGATTGTTTCAAGAGGAGAGTTCTCAATCATCGTAGCAAACATTGGTATGGCAGGCGGCTTGGCCTCTGTTTTAAAACCATTCTCCGCACTGTATGTGCTGATCTTGGCGATTCTTGGTCCATTGCTCACAAAAGAGTCGAAGAAAATCTATGGTGTATTAAATGGCATCTTTAAATGGAAAAAAGAAGAACAGCCTCAACTTAAAAAGAAGGCAAATTGA
- a CDS encoding DUF3626 domain-containing protein has product MKLTQAQQLAIDHIERYAAQHKQDAQATIQHLLKMTNISNDLYHKAVHKLKKHSQIALHFHPDRPNSSMVSIAEALFQEGIYKSQFETLLSNGSVSAYPGGFRDQWEELLFGGAYQIKGTNLNERAKYGALNILNHADGPAPRFGSCYFLLKSEVSNRATFTYLDSHQNPKEKGTLREFDMILAALFEEIFTRDFALGEHNLMLVSLIQHLFHKIEKPFEDPAKKQVYRNLNHYIEAQVHGAVSLKEDVEILVADPSFIETKVGQTLTKLCAKYHIKLYYHAGFQLSVDHIPFDFRGPEMPSLAKRISKDQVIHAHLIGEAVMDLMKNPETWGDRGTQNEILQELKLLWHVLVKYGKPHTKRR; this is encoded by the coding sequence ATGAAATTAACTCAAGCCCAACAATTAGCGATAGATCATATTGAACGGTATGCTGCACAACATAAACAAGATGCTCAAGCAACCATCCAACATCTATTAAAAATGACTAACATCTCAAATGATCTTTATCATAAGGCGGTCCATAAACTTAAAAAGCATTCCCAAATAGCACTTCACTTTCATCCAGATCGACCAAACTCATCAATGGTTAGTATTGCAGAAGCATTGTTTCAAGAAGGGATATACAAAAGTCAGTTTGAAACATTACTTTCAAACGGAAGTGTGTCTGCGTACCCTGGAGGATTTCGCGATCAGTGGGAAGAATTATTATTCGGAGGGGCTTACCAGATAAAAGGCACGAACCTTAATGAACGAGCAAAATATGGTGCGTTAAACATTTTGAATCATGCAGATGGACCAGCTCCTCGATTTGGATCATGTTATTTCTTACTTAAATCTGAAGTATCAAATCGAGCTACCTTTACATATCTTGATTCTCATCAAAATCCAAAAGAAAAGGGCACACTTCGAGAGTTCGATATGATACTTGCAGCATTATTTGAAGAGATATTTACGAGAGATTTTGCGCTCGGGGAGCATAATCTTATGTTGGTTTCGTTAATCCAACACCTTTTTCATAAGATTGAAAAGCCCTTTGAAGATCCAGCTAAAAAACAAGTTTACCGAAACCTCAATCATTATATTGAAGCACAAGTTCACGGTGCTGTTTCATTAAAAGAAGATGTAGAGATTCTTGTTGCAGACCCTTCATTTATAGAAACGAAGGTAGGACAAACGCTAACAAAACTTTGTGCGAAATATCATATAAAGCTCTATTACCATGCAGGATTTCAATTGTCTGTTGATCATATCCCATTTGATTTTCGTGGACCGGAAATGCCATCATTAGCAAAAAGAATTTCTAAAGATCAGGTGATTCATGCACATCTCATAGGAGAAGCTGTAATGGATTTAATGAAGAATCCAGAGACCTGGGGCGATAGAGGTACGCAGAATGAAATATTACAAGAATTGAAGCTTCTATGGCATGTGTTGGTGAAGTATGGAAAACCACATACTAAAAGAAGATAA
- a CDS encoding MetQ/NlpA family ABC transporter substrate-binding protein: MKRIVQVLLASLAVFVLAACGSSTSGGEKTEKLVVGASNVPHAEILEEAKPLLKEKGIDLEIVKFQDYILPNKSLYEKEIDANYFQHIPYLTQQVKDNPKYKFENAGAVHLEPMGVYSKRHKSLKDIPDGGKVILSNSVAEHGRILSIFEAEGLIKLKEGKGYEAQISDIVENPRKLEFVADIDPGLLTKAYENDEGDAIVINTNFAIDADLNPKKDSIALEGSESPFANIITVREGDKEKKSIKTLIEVLHSKEITDFIDKEYKGSVLAVKE, from the coding sequence ATGAAAAGGATCGTTCAAGTTTTACTCGCAAGTTTGGCAGTATTCGTATTAGCTGCGTGTGGCTCATCGACAAGTGGTGGAGAAAAAACAGAAAAGCTTGTAGTGGGAGCATCTAACGTACCGCATGCTGAAATTTTAGAAGAAGCGAAGCCGCTTTTGAAGGAAAAGGGAATTGATTTAGAAATAGTAAAATTCCAAGACTATATCTTACCGAACAAGTCGCTTTATGAAAAAGAAATTGATGCAAACTATTTTCAGCACATTCCATATTTAACACAGCAAGTAAAAGATAACCCAAAATACAAGTTTGAAAATGCTGGTGCGGTTCACCTCGAGCCGATGGGTGTTTATTCAAAGAGACATAAATCACTAAAAGACATTCCAGATGGCGGGAAAGTAATCTTAAGTAACTCAGTTGCTGAGCACGGTCGTATCCTTTCAATCTTTGAAGCAGAAGGTCTAATCAAACTAAAAGAAGGAAAAGGCTATGAAGCACAAATAAGTGATATTGTAGAAAATCCGAGAAAACTAGAGTTTGTGGCAGACATCGATCCAGGACTATTAACAAAGGCATATGAAAACGATGAAGGCGATGCGATTGTTATCAACACTAACTTCGCAATCGATGCAGATTTGAACCCTAAGAAAGATTCAATCGCCTTGGAAGGATCTGAATCACCATTCGCAAATATCATCACAGTGCGTGAAGGTGACAAAGAGAAGAAATCTATTAAAACGTTGATAGAAGTACTTCACTCGAAAGAGATTACTGATTTTATTGATAAAGAATACAAAGGTTCAGTTCTAGCTGTTAAAGAGTAA